In Prochlorococcus marinus CUG1415, the sequence TAATATCAGAAAATCTTGTGGATAAACCCTCTTTTGATCTAAAAGTACATTCATCAAAGATATTAATGATTGTATTTTTTATGAAGTTAGTTTTTGATTTGGTTGAATAATCATCAAACGGAGGAATTAAAACTGCACTTAATATTGCTATTAAAGCAGTAAAACCGAGACATCCAATACAGCCTTTTTTTGGCTTCTCTGGTGATTTGTGTTTCACCATTCTCCATTTCTTTTAGCACTGCAACCATTTAGCTCATCATTTTGGCCGTCATGGGAGCATGTCTTTTCGCCTGTCACGGTGTTATAAGAATATGTGGGATATTTTTTCGTATTTTCAGATTTCGCCTTTATTAAATTATTTCCATCTCCTTTGCAGTTACCATCTAAGGGAAAAAGCTGATATCCAGGAAGCTCAACGTCTGAAAATGTATAAGCCAGATCCTTCTTCGATAATGCATCTAAGCATTCCTTCGCAATATTCCTAACTATATTTAGTGCTGCGGATGATTTAGCTCTATTTTGCACATTTATAAACTGAGGAATTGCAATAAAAGGAAGAACTATAATAATTATTATTGGTAATAAAAGTTCTACAAAAAATATTGGCATAAAATCAAAGATTAAAAGTCTAATTTCAACCTTGAGTTTAGATTGATTTTCCTAAAAAACCATCAAATCACCGACCTAGTTAACAGAGGGCACTATGTCGTAAAGGGGGGAGCTAGAAGGGGAGCTAGGGTTATATATTAAGTATATAAATGTACATACTTTGTACGATATTGAGTCTCAGATACATTCCACTTACTACCCTAAACTCTAGTCATAACAATACTTTATTGGATATTCTCAAATAAATTACTGAGTGCTTTGGGAGCACTAGGTCGCAGGTTCGAATCCTGTCGCCCCGACTCTTAAAAACAAAGTCATACTAGCGAGTCTCCCAACTCGCTTTTTTATTGGATATAGTCTCAGATTGCGAAAGGGTAGCTCTAGGGGTAGCTCAATAGATATAGTTTGATGTAGTTTGTGCCTTTGTACCACACACATGCAAACGTCTAGAAAGACCTATTACCAAGTATTTCCTTCTTCACAGCCTGGCTTGGATGAATCCCCGCATGTTTTTGATACTTTTCCAGTCTCATTATTAAAATCAATTTCAAACCATGTGTTCTGATTATTTGTAGGAACTGCTTTTGCTTTATAACAACTATTTGGATCTAATGATTCTATTTTAAATTTTGAATAGTTAGCTGAGAATGATTGAACATCGCCAAATCTTGTAGTTTGATTATCAGCATTATGAACAATACATTCTTTAACACCATTAACTAATCCATACTTTATAGCAGAAGAATAATTGTAAGATCTTGAATTGTTAAATGCTGGTATAGATATTGCTATCAAAATTAATAAGACAGGAAATATAACTACATGCAAAGTCCACCAGTTTTGAGCAAGTGAAGAAATTTTATCCTTGGATGATTGTTCAAGGTCTCTAATATATTTTCTTAATTGGTACCTATGGACTTTTCTTATATATTTAAAGCCCAATATTGGGAAGACTATAAATGTAATTATTTGACTAAGAGGAGAAAATAGAATCGAAAGTACAATAATTCCCGCAATTATCCATATAAATAAAGACAAATATGGGGAAGCAATTCCACCTAAATAAAAAATAAATTTATCCTTTTTTTTCATTAAAAAAGAGGGTTTATCCCTCTAAGTTTAGATCCACTTTCCTAAAAAAACTAACAAATCACCGACCTAGTTAACACAGGGCACTAGGTCGCTCAGGGGGTAGCTGTAGGGGTAGCTGAGACTATATATCTTGTATGTAGAACTATATACTTTGTACATTATTGAGACTCAAACTCGTTCCACTCACTTAGTTATAACCTAGTCATAGATTGAGTTTATTGAATATTCTCAGATAATAGATCGAGTGCTTTGGGAGCACTAGGTCGCAGGTTCGAATCCTGTCGCCCCGACTCTTAGAATCCAAGTTACAGACAGGTTTCCCAGCCTGTCTTTTTTATTATGTAAAAACTGACATCACTCTCTTGATGTCAATTTGATGTCAATTTAATTAAAAAGAAAATATTTTATCGAGACTTCTTTGTAAAAACCAATGGAAAATTTAAAAATTTAGGGTTATTTTGATTTAAGCAAATGAGTTTTTAGGCTTGTGAAAAATGAATCCAAGGCCTATTACTTACAAGTTTTAGGTTTATCAAGCAACTTTAATGAGACAGAGCTTAAGGATGCTTATCGTAGAGAGGCTAAAAAATGGCATCCTGATTTAAATAAAGATGACATATACGCAGAGGAAAGATTGCAGTTAATTAATGAAGCATATGCTTTTTTAAAAGGCTCCAAAAACAATAACTCAACCAAAAGAAAAAGCTCTAATTCTTATTCAAGAAATAGTGCATCAAAAAGTGAGAATAATAAGGTCTGGTCAATGACAAATATTTTTTCTCCAATTAAGTTAATTTTAAAAAAATTAATTTTTTATTCAGGGGGATTTATAGCCCCATTATTTTCTGTTATTGGAATTGTACTTTTTAGCATTAACATCATCAATGCAGAAGCAGGATTATTCAAGTTTTTAATAATTTTAATTTTGGTCCTGGGTTCAATAGCGTTTTATAGGATTAATAATTTTCAATTAAATTGGTACAAAAATTTTGGAGGAAAACTTTCTAACGAAGCAATTAGAAGCCTAGCTAAATTATGGTGGATTTTTTCTTCCATAATAATTCTGATTACTTCGTATATCTTATTTTTGGACAAAGATCAGAGAGTTTTAAGAGGTGAAGATACTAATCGCAAAGTCGAATCTGTCAAAAAAGCATTATATGAAGGTATTGATCAATGTCGTAAAAGATATAGAAATAATCTTTCTACGAGGTTTCAAGATGCTCCAGCATTTTCAGGGAATTTTGATGAGTTTCAGATAGTGCCTGTTATAAGGAATAAAAAAGGTAAAGAAATAACTAAAGGGAAAGTTGAAAATTTAGTTAAACGTTATAAACCTACTTGCTTTGAAGCTAAAGCAATTCCTTTGAATACTGAAAACACTTGGTTTTGGATTAATCAACCCAAAATAAATTTCTTTGCAGGATATGATCAAAAACCTATTGAAAGGCACTATACAAGTAACACTCTAACTAGATGTGGAGACGCATCTAAACCAGGTTGCAAATCAAATGAATATTGGTGGGAATATGGATTTAAAGGGCCAAAATAATTTAAGTTTTTTAACTCTTAGATGTCATTTTGATGTCAATAGTATTGAATTTTCACACGTCAAATAACGCAATACCACGCAAGATATTAGTTATAGCTCGAAACCGTAGTGCTCGCTTTGGGGTGTCAAGTGCTTTGGGAGCACTAGGTCGCAGGTTCGAATCCTGTCGCTCCGACTCTTAAAAACCAAGTCATACTAGCGACTCTCTAAACTCGCTTTTTATTGCTTAATGTCTCAAATTGAGAAAGGGGAGCTGTAGGAGGAGTTCATAGGAGTACTTTGATGTATTTAGTGCCTTTTAACGACACACAGGTCACAGGTAAAGAGTTAGTAAGAAGCTATACCTCCCAATCTATGTCGTAATCTTCATCAATATCTTTTCCCCAAACCCTTGCAAGTTCTCTTAGTAGAGTTTTTACTTCCATATCTGTAGCTCCAGATTCATCCTGGAACTTGTTGCAAATGACTTTAATTTCGTCATAAGTTTGTTCTAGTAAAATTGTTTTTTGATCTAAATTCGCCATTTAATTTTTATCTATTCCTTCTCCGCTATAATCTCTAGGTATTACATCTAAACACATAAGAATATCCCTATTTTTAAAAGATCCGTTTCACTTAAATACCTAAGAAGAGTTCTTATTTGATCAATAGTCTTTTCTTGTAATTCTTTCATTAGTACTTAATTGTCACCTGCCAATAAGGATAGCAACCATAAGATTATTCTCTAATTAATTGTAGTTTTTTAGAATTTATTTTTATAGGGAAAGCGTTTCAAGGATTAAAATCTCTACATTTTGATCTTTCGTTTTCATAATCTTTGATAGCAATATCCCATTCTGATAAATCGGCTTCTTTCCCAGAAATGTACAAATCCATTTGTTTCAAAAAGTTTGCTGATTCAATCCAACTATTGAATGAAGAATTGCAAAAAATTATACTTCCAAAATTTTCATAGTCCGTATAATCTCTTTTTGCAGCAAATTCTGCATTTACCCGTTTCTTATCTAATTCTTTATATTTCAAATCTTCAATGCTAGGTTTAAAAAAAAGTAAGGATGGTTTCTTCTGTACATTTAGATATAAAAGAAGGTATACACCAATAACAAAAACAGCAAATACTCTGATTACCCAAGTTTTAGTTTTATCCATTTTAAAAAGTGGTGCAACATCACCACTTAATAAGGACTAATTGTTTCTATTGAACTTATAGTTTTTTTTATTATTGGGTCCCTTTCTTTTTTCAGCCTCATTAACCCTTATCTCTCTTCCCATCCATTCAACATCTTGAAGATCATCAATAGCTTTTTTTTCGGAATTATGATCATTTAAATCCACGAAAGCGAAACCTCTTTTTCTTCCTGTTTCTCTATCAAGAGGTAAATAACATTTTTTAACTACTCCATAATTACTAAAAAGTTGTTCAAGATCTTCGACCTCAGTTTCCCAAGATAAATTTCCAATAAAAATAGTCATTTCTTTAATTTTTTTTTTATGAAGGTATAAATAGTTGCTTTGGACTAGTGAAGTTATCTCCAATCAAATGCTTCCATTGTTTTTACTTTAACTCTTTATTCGCTAAATAACGAGTAGGAAAACTTAGATATCTTACATACCCATTGCTCTTCTCAGCTTTGCAGCCTCATCTAAACCTTCCATAATTGTAAATGTAGAATTTTCAGTAGCTTCTTTTCTTAGCTTTGAAAGTTCTCTATATTCTTCAGATTCATAAGCTTCGACCGCATCTTTCATGGAAGGGAATTCACAAATAACGGCTAAATCGACATCTTCTGTCCTCTCTTTCCCTTGAGGCTCTGTATCTTTTGCAAAGACTTGGCCTCCAACCTCTTTCAGCCATGGTCCAACTTTATTTACATATTCATCAAATAAATCTTGATTAATTATTTTTGCAGTCGATATCCAATAACCTTTAGCTCCTCTTTTATTCATTTTTTTATCTATGTATTTCAAATAGACTACATCATTTCGTATTGATAAAATTTATTTTTTAACTTTGCTGCTTTATGGATTAATCCAACTGCTTCTTTTCTTCCTGTCGCTTGTTGCGCTTGGCGCATTAAGTCAGCATATTTTTTGTTTAGTTTTTTCATTTGTTTGTTTGTTTAGTGTCATAGACACAGGCTTAATAAGTGATTGTCATTTTTTGCATTTGCTCTATTGAATAGATCAATACAACTTGTTTATCAGAAAGTATTTGACTCTTGCAGGTGGGATTCTTTTTCAAAAATTCTTTAGCTGGTCAATATTGCTTTGTCTTATCTCTACCTGATATTTATTAACAATAACACAAGAACAAAAATAGATCTTTTAAAGGTGCTTAACTCTCTAAATACCTGCAAATAAATTCAAAGTTTTCGTAGTCCATAGTTATTGTCTTAAACCTATCTGTTTCTATTTTTCTATTCCCAAAATTCTGCAATTCAACTTTAATAGATGGATGTTTTATTGCGTAAGATGGATTAAAGCCAATACGCTTTGCACGTTTATGCAAATCCTTTTTAAGTCGAGTATCGCAGCCACAGAACAAGATAGTTGGCCTAGAAGAATTACCTATTGAAGCCTCAGCAGTTCTTTGTTCTAAATCGGATGCAATATTTTCGAGAACTTTCATTTAATTTTTTTTACTTCGAGAGGCATAATTAATAACCAATATTATTTCTTGGGTTGGTTATGTAAATTATTAGATTTAAAACGTAATTAGCAGGCAAGTTTAATGGCTTCAAAAGTAGCAAAGCCATTCCCTGGGTCACGTTAAATCCTTTTTCCTCCATAAATAAAAGAAGGGGCTCATTCATACATTGTAAATAGATTGTCAATTATTAAATTAGACAAAAGGTGTTGAATCAACAACTAAGTATTTTCTTTATATTATAAAAATCTAGTATAAATAATAAATTTATATTAAATGGAAATAATTTTAAAAAGAGAAACTTCACTAGGTCTAGAATCCTACGAAGAACTAGGTTTTAATTCCGAAGAAGATCTTGAATTAGAGATCTCAAAACTTACTGAATTTAGGCCTGAATTTAAAAATAATCTACAATAAATCTTATCTGGTTTAAAAAGTAAGGGTTTCATTTTTTAGAGGTCATCTTGGAGGTTAAATACGCAAAACCAACTAGTAATAACAAACTAGCAACTGCATAAGTAATTGCTATGCCGTACATAATTCTGACTATTAATTACTTGCTAATCCCATAAAGACAAATCTGAATCTCCTGTTGATCTTTGCATCCAATGGATTTTCCAAATCCCATTAATCTTTTTAAAAATAGAAGTTACAGTTGGCAAATCATCATTGGGAGTCCCTTTGTAAGAGAATTTTGCCCCAAGCGTAAAAACACACATTGCTACATCGGAAGAAAGAAATTCAAACTTATGAATTTTTGTAATTTCTGCTTTTTCCTGAACAACATCTCCAGAACTCATCATTTCCTCGAATCCCTTTGCACTTATTGGATTCCCACTGGGCCTGATGAGTAAAAAATCTGAAGTGGCATTATTTACAAAAAATGAGCCCATATTCTGAGGTGTTGCTAACTTGTACAACATTGATTCAATTGTTTCTCTATCTGTCATAAAAAAAGGGTTTTATCCCTCTCAGTTTAGATCGACTGTCAATAAATAAAAGTTAAAAAGAGAATTAATAGCTATTAATAAATAAAGGATATTAATGAAACTAAAAATCAATCTAAATTTTTTAGAAAAATATATATCTAATTTTGTAAATGATATTGAATATAAAAGGATTACAAAAAAATTGGAAGAATATGATTTAATGGCTGACGTTGATGATCAAAGATTTCATCACTTTTGTTCTTAAATTTAAGTGTATGGTTCAGAGTGAAAAACATCATTTCTACGACCTAATTAACATGAGGCACTAGGTCGCTCAGGGGGGAGCTACAGGGGGCTGAGGCTATATATTTTGTATATAGAACTATAACTTTGTACAATATTGAGACTCAAACTCGTTCCACTCTCTTGGTTATAACCTAGTCATAGCTTAGTTTTGTTTTGTAATCTCAAATAATAGATCGAGTGCTTTGGAAGAACTAGGTAGCAGGTTCGAAGCCTATCGCCCCGACTCTTAAAAGCCAATTTATACTAGAGAGTCTCCCAGACTCTCTTTTTTATTGTTCTCATTCTCAGATGAGAAAGAGGAGCTAGGAAGTAAGTACAAGTACAAATAGGTGCTGAAGGTGGAGCTAGAAGTAGCTTCTGAATATTGAGGTTTTCTTCCACCCTTCCTCTAGTAGTTTCTTATATTCTTTTCTCGCTTCTTCTATAGTTTCCACTCTGCTTCCCTTCATGACTGGTTTACTACTTCTCTTGAAAACACAACCATAGGAAATCATCATTGCATCAATAGAAGGAGAAGGCTTGGAAACATCTTCGAAAGGTTCGAATACTTTTATTCTCGATCTATCCTTATTTATAAGAGTAAATTTCTCCATATATATATAATAATTTTCTCTCTAAATAATGAGTAAATTTTTTTATTATGTTGTTTTTAGTTCCTAAAACCACACTATTAATTTAATAACAATAGGAGGACAATATAGATGTAGATTCGAGAGGTCTTATGAAACTCATTACTCCTTTCACTATCCTCAATAAGAACTTCCACGAAATGGAATTTATTAGAGAAGCAATGAAAAACAGAAAGTTAGAAACTAAAAGCTTGCATGAAGATTATAGAAAAATGTACAACACCAACCAATTTGCTTAATTAAATTGGAGGTTTCTTGTTAGGTCGATTATAGACTTTATTATTTTTCTTTCTTTTTGATTTCTTATAAACCGCAAAAAATCCTAAAAAGACTAAAGGTATTAGTAAACCCTCTAGAAATAAAGGAAAATTAATCATAGACGGGAACTAATGTTAAGGCTCTTCTCTTCTCAGCCTCCG encodes:
- a CDS encoding DnaJ domain-containing protein yields the protein MKNESKAYYLQVLGLSSNFNETELKDAYRREAKKWHPDLNKDDIYAEERLQLINEAYAFLKGSKNNNSTKRKSSNSYSRNSASKSENNKVWSMTNIFSPIKLILKKLIFYSGGFIAPLFSVIGIVLFSINIINAEAGLFKFLIILILVLGSIAFYRINNFQLNWYKNFGGKLSNEAIRSLAKLWWIFSSIIILITSYILFLDKDQRVLRGEDTNRKVESVKKALYEGIDQCRKRYRNNLSTRFQDAPAFSGNFDEFQIVPVIRNKKGKEITKGKVENLVKRYKPTCFEAKAIPLNTENTWFWINQPKINFFAGYDQKPIERHYTSNTLTRCGDASKPGCKSNEYWWEYGFKGPK
- a CDS encoding 5'-3' exonuclease; translated protein: MDKTKTWVIRVFAVFVIGVYLLLYLNVQKKPSLLFFKPSIEDLKYKELDKKRVNAEFAAKRDYTDYENFGSIIFCNSSFNSWIESANFLKQMDLYISGKEADLSEWDIAIKDYENERSKCRDFNP
- a CDS encoding RNA recognition motif domain-containing protein, which produces MTIFIGNLSWETEVEDLEQLFSNYGVVKKCYLPLDRETGRKRGFAFVDLNDHNSEKKAIDDLQDVEWMGREIRVNEAEKRKGPNNKKNYKFNRNN
- a CDS encoding DUF1330 domain-containing protein, with product MNKRGAKGYWISTAKIINQDLFDEYVNKVGPWLKEVGGQVFAKDTEPQGKERTEDVDLAVICEFPSMKDAVEAYESEEYRELSKLRKEATENSTFTIMEGLDEAAKLRRAMGM
- a CDS encoding vanadium nitrogenase → MKVLENIASDLEQRTAEASIGNSSRPTILFCGCDTRLKKDLHKRAKRIGFNPSYAIKHPSIKVELQNFGNRKIETDRFKTITMDYENFEFICRYLES
- a CDS encoding DUF3804 family protein, whose product is MTDRETIESMLYKLATPQNMGSFFVNNATSDFLLIRPSGNPISAKGFEEMMSSGDVVQEKAEITKIHKFEFLSSDVAMCVFTLGAKFSYKGTPNDDLPTVTSIFKKINGIWKIHWMQRSTGDSDLSLWD
- a CDS encoding DUF1651 domain-containing protein; the encoded protein is MEKFTLINKDRSRIKVFEPFEDVSKPSPSIDAMMISYGCVFKRSSKPVMKGSRVETIEEARKEYKKLLEEGWKKTSIFRSYF